The Lysobacterales bacterium region CTACACCTTGGCGCGGTAGTTTTCGGGCCACCTCACTTGGGCGCGCTTGGCATCGTCTTCCGGGATCCAGAACAGGTCCGACGGGTTGAGTTCGCCGCTCCGAGCCCTCCGCCGGTCACTTGCGTGGGCGCGCTCGATCGCATGGCGGAGTTCGCGTGCACGACGCTCTGTCGTCCGACGTGAGCTGCTGTCGTCACCGTCTGTGGCATCCATGGCGAGAGACTAGCACCCGCGGGACCGATCCCGCGCGCGGTCAAGTCCGAGCTGGAGCACCTAGCTCGTCAGCGCCACACTCGGCGAAGGCCTGGACGAGTTCAGGTAAAGTCATCAGTTATTCGAGCCGCGGAGGTTGCGTGTGATTGCAGTCGTCCTGGATGCGAGTTGTCTCAGAAAGGAGGGGCTGGTGTCTCCTGCGATGCTCGAACTCGCCCGGCTTGCCGAAAATGGACGGGTCGTCGTTGTGTTGCCAGAGATGGCCGTTCGAGAGCATTTGTCGCAGCAAGAGGACGAGCTGGCGGCAAATCTGGACGCTGCGGTGAAGAATCTGAAGTCTGTTGCGCGAGGCCTGCGGATTCCGGACCCACCTGTGCAGGAGCTCGATCGGTTGACGGGCGCTGTCGCCGAGCTCGAGCGCCCGCTCCGCAAAGCGTATACGGCGGGCTTCAATGCATGGGCCGACCGCTGCAAAGCGCGCCAGATAAAATTCGACGGCGCGCGCATTGACGAAGTGGTCAACGATTACTTCTCAGGGACGGGAGCCTTCAGTGTCCGCAAGGCGAGGAAGGATTTCCCGGACGCACTGATTCTGAGTTCTGTCCGCGCAGCGGCCTCTGAGTTCGAGCACTTCCATCTGGTGGCCGCTGACGAGCATCTCAGGTTCGCTGCCGGACGGCTCGGAATGGAATGCCACGAGAGCCTGCTGCATTTCCTTGACGCGCCAGCGACACGCCGAGTTAGAGAAGCGTTGGCCACCGAGCAAAAGATTTGGGAGTTTTCGGACGCACTTCTGAGTGCTGACAATCTCGACAGAATCGCGACTTGGTTGCGGGCAGGCAATGATGAGCTCGAAGGCATCCGTCTCGAACACGAGGAGATTGACGGTCTAGAGGGAGTCGGCGTTACCGTGTATGGAGCCACAATCGACTATCCAATCTCCGAAGCCATCAAGTTCTTGGTGATCTCGCTGGCTTCTCCCCGAGGCGACGACAAGTGGGCACTGTCGATGAGCTTCGAAACCAAGTGTGAGCTGAGATTCGTGACGTCCTGGCCCGAAAGCATTAAGCTCAAGAATGAGCGGGATATCACCATCGAATGTAGCGATGATGTGGTTGAGCTGGGTGAGTTGTGGTGGGCTCACTTCGACGCCGAAATCGTCGTGGACATGACGCAGTGGCAGCCTGGTGTCGACACGAGGACCTTCACTATCGAGATGTTGAAACCGAAGCTTCTCGTCAATCGGGCAGTGCTTCTCAGGCCTGCGTAGGACGACTTTTCCACTGGGCCCAAATTCGACTATTGATGGGAAAGTAGGCTGATGCGCGACAACGATCAGTTCGAGAACGTGCTTGCAACGGTGGTGGCGCTGCTGATCGCGGAAGATCAGCACGAAGCCGCCCGGTTGATGCGATGTCTTCCGGCCCGGCTTGAGGAAACGGGGTGGGATAATTGGAATGGCGGCACGGCTCTATGGACCGTGTTCCTTGAGGCCGCACCGGAGCAGTACGCCAAGCTGGGTGCACGTCGCGCTGCGCTGGAAGAGGCCATTTCCAAGCGACTGCAGGCGGTGATCGCGCCCTCCACGCAGGATGGCTACAGCGTTCAAATAGTTCCGCGGGTCGTTGGACAATCCGATTGGCGAGAAACGACCGGGGATGTTTCCGAAGCCACCAGGCGAAACATTTTCGATGGGCTGCGCCTAGACCAGGTACGGTGGCACGGCCGGCTAGACGAGGTCGAATTTCTCGCGCGAATCTTCGACCTTAAAGCGCTTCCGTCGCACGACCCACGCTTTCCAGACGCCGCCGGAGACATCTGGCAACACTGCATCAACAACAACGATTGGGGCGACGATTGGGTTTATGGCGACAATCGCTTAAATTTGCTGCGCTGCGCGGCACCCACCTTCCTGCAGTTCCTTTGTGAAACGGTCCATCCGGTGGTTCGCCCTGACCGAAGCGAGGCTCTGCAGCTCGTCAAGCACTATAACGATCAGCTGCGCACCGAGTCCTGGGAGCTTGTCGAGCAGGAGAAGATCGCCGGTCGACCGCGCTTTTCGTTTCGCAACCTGCGCGAAACCACGGCGCGCAGCGTATCGCGCGCTCGTACGGTCGCTGATGCGCTTGATGCGGCATGGATGCAGAAGGAAATTGAGCGGCTCGAGCAGTCGATCGAGCGTGATCCTGCGCTGGCGATCGGCACAGCCAAAGATTTGGTCGAATCATGCTGTAAGAGCATTCTGGCTAAGCAAGGCATCGATTCTCCGAAAGGCGCTGACCTTGGAGATCTAACAAAGCTGTTGGCGAAAGAGCTCAAGCTGGTGCCCGACGACATCTCTCAAGCGACCAAGGGTGCAGAGAACATCAAGCAGATCCTGCGCAACCTGACGGCATTGACGCACAACTTGGCGCAGCTACGCGGCCTGTACGGAACCGGCCACGGTCGGGACGGAAAACATCGGGGTCTGGAGCCGCGGCATGCACGGCTCGCCGTGGCATCCGCCGTCACCTTCATTGATTTCGTGTGTGATACCTATCGCGTTCGAGTAGCGGGCGAGTGATTCCGCGACAACTTCACGCACTGATGCGGAGCTGCTCTGGGGGGGGGCTGATGAGTTGGCTACCAGTAGACGGGCTTGATGATAGGGCGCTTGCGGGTGGGGACCCTTTCGGGCAACTGGCTCGATGCCAGTTCTGCAGTCTTGATCTCGCGACGGATCCAGTCTGCGTTCTCTGCAAGCGCAGCGTTTGAGGGCCTGGGTGCTCCTTCTGAACGCGGGTAGATGAGGCCTCGCCGGATGTGCGGAGCATCGCGCTTGAGTAAGCTCAGCGCGAGCCTAAGGTCGGTGTCACTTGTTACAAGAATGACCTGTTCGCACCGATTGTGCAGTGCGTCGCTGTACATGTGTAGCGCCAGGCTGACATCCGTTTCCTTCTCTTCAAGGCGCCAGACCGGGACGCGATCCGCTTTGCGTGGGGGGGCGTCCTGCTCGTATCGCAGCGCAGTCGAGGGTTCGAGGGAGTACCAGCCGTTGTGAACCTCGACCCTCCCGCGGGCTTCTAGAGCGCGATGGTAGGCCGCTTGGGCGTGGCCGGCAGCGTCGCCTTGCGTCGCCAGCTTCGTTCTGATGGGGGCAGTGAAGTACTTGACGAGCTCTAGCGTCGATGACGGATCTTGAATGCGTAGGATCTGACCGACCAAGGCGACCAAGTCGAGCCATTTGTACGGCGTGTGTTTGACGCACCCGTAGTACAGGTTGTACCCGTCGACGTACGCGATGGTCCGCAATTTTGCGCCCCCAGAAATGCAAACACCGGCTTTCGCCGGTGTTTGCGCCCTAAGGACGGTAGCGAACTGAATCGCGCGGCCGAAGGGTGAGTTGTGTGTTTAGCGTAGCTGCGCGTTGCGCTGGGTGCAACACCCCCCTCCCTCCTCCTACTTCCTTGCTCTACTCCTTCCCTGGCGCGTTGCACTCCGGGTACTCGATCCGCCGTCCGATCAGCCCCGGCACCATCCGCGGCAGCTCGGCCGCGATCGCGTCCGCGTGCTGCGCCCACCAGGCCAAGCAGGTGCTGCAGGCGGCCTCGTGCGTCGGCCGATACGCCGTGTGATGTCGCCGATAGTCGCGACGGTGCAGACCCAGCCGCACCAGCCAGCGATCGCCCTGCGCCGTCGGCGCGACCCGCGCGATTTCACAGCCTCTCCATTCGAGTGCGTGGTGGCCGAACTCGCGGCGCCAGGTGGGGCTTTCGTCCATCTCGCCATCGTCGCCGGGCCTGGGCTCAGGTGCTGAGACCGCGTGTGAGCAATTCTCCTACCCGGATGCGCGCTGTTTGCCGACTGTGCTGGCCACGGCCTGGAAGCAGACTGCCGGCATGGACACACGGCGCGCTGCCTTCCTCGACCAGCTGACCAGCGCCATCGACGCCGGCGACCGCCAAGCGGCGGCAATCCTGCCGATGTTTCGCGACTGGCTGACCGATCTCGCCCAGGACCCCGAGGCGGCACGGTATGAGCCCGGGAGCGTGGGCTACGTCGCCCGCATGTTCGCGCTGCGCGAACTGGACGAAGCCGCCGGCTGACGTGTTGGCCACGCTCGGCAGGCTGCCCCACCCCGGAGGGCAGGGACCGCGAGCGAGGCATCGGAGCCCCTGCCAAGGATTGGCGGGGGCTTCTTCTTGAGCGGCTGCTATCGTGCTGGCCACGGGTCGGGGAGTGCCGCCCCCGATGTGGCGGCTTCGGCTGCGATCCTTCCACGGGCCAGGCCAACCCCTGATGGCCCGCAGGGAGCGTCGCCGGGCGGGTTGGCGGGCCGGCGTGCAAAGGCAGAGCCCTGGGCGTGCAGTCACGCTCGCCGCCCCCAGAGCAGGGCTTAGCGCTGCAGATCTGCCCGGCTTCCGGCTTGGTCTCGTGAATCTACGTGCACATTCATGGACTTAGGGAGATCTGTCCGCCCCGACTGAGCGTCCCTGGAGAGCCCACCGAGCGCATCGTCAGTCCCATATTTAATCGGACAGTCCCATGATTAAGCGGATTTCACAGCCGCCACCGACCAAGGCGACCGCGCTGGCGGTGTGGTGGGGCTGTCGGTACGGAGGTACGCGCCAGCGCGCGGGGTCGATGCGTCCGGCGGCCACTGAAGCGATGGCGGCGACCTCCAGCGCGGCGTCTTCATCCAGCGGCGGCAGGATGCCCGGCAGCCGCTGCGCCAACATGGACTTGCCGCTGCCCGGTGGCCCGCACATCAGCAGGTTGTGGCCACCGGCCGCCGCGATCTCCAGCGCACGACGCGCGAGCGCCTGGCCGCGCACATCGGCGAGGTCAGGCACCGAAGCGACCTGCGCGTGCGCGAGCTCGCAGCGCGCCACGGGTAGGCTGGACTGGCCGCGCAGAAAGGCACAGACCTCCAGCAGGCTCGTCGCCGTATGCGCGCTGCCGCTGCCCACCAGGCCCGCCTCGTGGCCGTTGGCGTGCGGCAGCACCATCGCACGCCCCTCGCGGCCCGCTGCCAGAACGGCCGGCAAGGCGCCATCCACGCCACGTAGATCACCGGTCAAGGCGAGTTCGCCGAGGAACTCGTACTCGCGCAGGGCGGTCACCGGCAACTGGCCTGAGGCTGCCAGGATGCCCAACGCGATCGGAAGGTCGAAGCGTCCGCCATCCTTGGGCAGATCGGCAGGCGCGAGATTGATGGTGATGCGTCGCTGCGGCAGATCGAACTGGCCGCAGATCAGGGCTGCGCGCACGCGGTCGCGGCTTTCCTTCACCGCGGTCTCTGGCAGGCCAACGATGGACATCCCCGGCAATCCGCCGGAGAGATGCACTTCAACCTGTACGGGCGGAGCACTGACCCCGTACTGGGCCCGACTGTTGACCACGGCAAGCGCCATCCTTGCGCTGCTCCTTTGGAGCCGTCCGCGCCAGACTCAGTTGCGCGTGGCAGCGTCGTCGGCGGCGCGAGCGTCGAGTCGCGCTTCGAGGTCGGCCAGGACGCGCTCCAGCAGGTTCAGCTTCTCGCGGGTGCGCAGCAGTACCGCCCGCTGCACGTCGAACTCTTCGCGGGTGACCAGATCGAGCTTGCTGAACCCGCTGTGCAGGGCCGCCCGGAAGTTCTTCTCGAGATCGGTGCGGGCGTCTTCCAGGCCCGGCGGCAGCAGTTCGCTCAGGCGGTGGGCAAGGTCGTCGAGGGCCTTCAGGCGGATCATGTGGCTTTCCTTGGCGGGTTGGCGCGGTGGGGCGAGTCTAGCCAGCGCGGGTGAGAGGACGCAGTCATCGATCCGCCCGCCGCGGGGTAGGAGTTCTCCTACCCCCAGGCACTGAGCCGAAGCCGGCAGGGCGGCGATCGCTCAAGGCGGAAAGAGCGCGCGCGATTCCAAGCGTCCCAGACCGAGTCGTCCTTGATTCTCGCACCGGCACGGGGTGTCGCGGGGCACATGCGGCCTCTATCCGCGTGGGCTCGGCCCTGCGTTGAGCGCGAACTCGATCAGCTCCAGACGACCGGGACGAGGATTCGTTCCCTCAGGCAGCGGGTCGGCGGCCAGCTGAAAGCGCGGACAGGCTGGCTCCTCGCTGGCCGCGACCGCGCGCATCCAGAACGCGACCGGCGTGCCGAGCCAATCCAGGCGCAGGGGCAGGGTGATGTGATCTTCGAGCGGCAGCTCGCGGTACTGCAGCGCCTCGACTTCGGCGGCCAGGCGCCGCGCGTGATGCACGCCAACATGGCGATCGCGCGCGCCGTGGATCAGCAGCGTGCACGCCGACGTCGAAGCCAGCAGTGGTGCAAGTTCGACGGTCTCCAGGTCTACGCCGAGCCGCGCGCTGCTCGCGGCGATCGCCGCTTCCACCCGCTCGGGCGTGAGGCGCAGGCGCAGCAGAGTGCGGACGGCGCGCTGCCACAGGCGCGGATCGGGGCTGTCGAGCAAGGCGGGCACCATATCGCGGACGGCATCCGCGGCATTGGCGAAGGGCTCCAGCAAGGTCACCGACGCGAAGCGATCCGGCAGGCGATGGCTCAGGTGGGCGGCGGTCGCGGCGCCGTAGGAAACCCCGAACAGATGCAGCGGGCCCGACAGGGCTGACTGTGCGTCCAGAACGGAGATCAGTTCGACCAGATCGTCGGCTTCATGGCGACCGTAGCCGGGCGGGGCATCGCCGCTTTCGCCATGGCCGCGCAGGTCGACCAGTAGGACGCGATGGCCGGCCTCGGCAAGGCTGAGCGCCCACGGGTACAGGCTGGTGCGATCCATGCCCCAGCCGTGCAGCAGAAGCGCTGTGCTTTCCGGCGACTGGCCGATCTGGCGCGGGCTGAGGCTGAAGCGGAAGCGCGTCTCCGCAGCGCGCTGCACCTGCGAGTCGAATCCGTAGGCGCCGGGTTCGATCAGCGTGTAGGCGAGACGCAGGCCGGCGCGCGTGTGCAGGTAATGAGTCTGTGCCCCCAGCGCTTCCGACAGACCCTCCGTGCCCTGCGGGAGCGGCGCGCGCGACAGGCGCGGATCCACCAGGCGGTCTTCGAGCGAGGGCAGCGCGGGGGCGGCGCAGGCCGCGACCAGGGCCAAGCCGGCGATCACGAGCCCCAGGCGGAAGCGCAGCGTACTCATGCGAGTGCCGCCGCGCGCTGGCGCTGCGTGTTGAAGCCCTCCAGCGCGTACACCGCCAGCGCTGCCCAGATCAGCCCGAATCCAATCGCCTGCACGCTGCCGAAAGGCTCCTTGAAGATGAGCACGCCGAGCAGGAACTGAATGCTCGGCCCGATGTACTGCAGCAGGCCCAGCATGGACAGCGGGATGCGGCGCGCGCCGTAGGCGAAGGCCACCAGGGGCAGGGCAGTCAGCAGGCCACCGGTGATCAGCAGCGCATCGGTGGCCCAGTCGCCGTGGAAGATCGCCCCGCCGCCGCCCTGTTCGGCCATCCACAGCCAGGCGGCGGCCGGCAGGAACAGCAGCACGCTTTCAACGCCCAGCCCAGGCACCGACTCGACGGCAACCTTCTTGCGGATCAGCCCGTAGAGCGCGAACGAGCCGGCCAGGCCCAGCGCGATCCACGGCGGGCGATCCTGCTGCAGGCTGAGCCAGAGCACGCCGGCGGTGGCAAGGGCGACGGCGATCCACTGCGCACGGCGCAGGCGCTCGCCGAGCACGGCCACGCCGAGCAGCACGTTGACCAGCGGGTTGATGAAGTAGCCGAGGCTGGTTTCGACCACGTGGCCGCTGTTGACGCCCCAGATGTACAGGCCCCAGTTGAAGCTGATCAGCAGGCTGGAGGCCAGCAGCATCCACGCCGCGTGGCGCTGGCGCAGGGCCCGGAACAGCCAGCCGGGGCCGTCCTTCCAGCACAGCCAGGCGACCACGAAGACCGCGCACCAGACGATGCGATGGGCCACGATTTCGAACGCGGGCACGTGCTTCAGCAGCGCCCAGTAGAGCGGAAATACGCCCCACGTCAGGAAAGCGAAGACGGCCGCCGCAAGGCCTTTGCGGTCGAGGGGTTCGGGATGGGTGTTCACGGGCATCGACCTGCAAGCGGCATGCAGCGATTCCCCGTCGCGGGCGCGACGGGCGGGCATGGCGGGAAGGCGCGGGAGTATGCGCTTGTGGCGCCTGTGGCGCCGGGATTCGGGATTGGGGATTCGGGATTCGTTAAAGCAGAGTGGCGGTGAGGCGAAGCCCGAGCGGAATGTCTGAGCCTCGTCAGCCGCGTAGCGCCGCAGTGACCGGCAGGCGCGCGGCGCGCAGCGCGGGGGCGAGGCCGCCGACCAGGCCGATGCCGAGCGCGATGATCAGCCCGGTGAGCACCAGCTGTGGCGTCACCGCGAACTCGAAAGCGACCTGAGTGAAGCCACCGCCCAGCGTGCTGACCGCGTAGCCGTTGAAGGCGAAGTAGGCGAGTGCTGCCCCCAGCACACCGCCGAGCAGGGACAGCAGCAGGGCCTCGGCCATCACCGAAGCCACCACCGGTGCGGCACCGAAGCCGAGCGCGCGCAGGGTGCCGATCTCCTTCGTGCGCGCCGACACCGCCGAGTACATGGTGTTGAGCGCGCCGAACACGGCGCCCACCCCCATGATCGCGGCGACGATGCCGGCCAGCACGCCGATGGTCGCGGTGAGGTTGCCGCTCTGGCCGGCGAAGAAATCGTCCTGACTGCGCACGTCCACGTCGAGCTGCGGGTCGGCCTTGAGCCGCGCCTCCATCACCGGCAGCAGGCCCGGATCCTTGATGCGCGCCAGAATCGAGGACACACCTGGCCGACTGAAGGCGCCCTGCGCGGTCTCGCGGTCGGTCCACAGCTCGCTGTCGTAGGCGCCGCCGGATTCGAAGTGGCCGACGATGGTCCAGCGCCCGCCGCGGAAGCGCAGTTCACGCCCCACCTCCAGCCCGCTGAACTGCCTTGATGCGCCGATGCCGACGATGATTTCCTGAACCCCGGGGCGGAACATGCGCCCCTGCACCAGCCGGAACTTCGGCCGCAGCGCGAGGCCCACCGGCTCGATGCCGCGCAGGCTGACGTTGGCGCCTGTGTCCTGGCCCGGGCGCGGAACTTCGGTGATCACAATGAGTTCGCCCGAAGCCAGCGGCAGGCCGTCGGGCCCGCGCGCGATCGCCGGGTCCTGCTTGACCAGGGTCATGCTGGCCACGGCAAGAAAGCTCGAGATCTCGCCCTGGCTGCCGCCGCGGCTCACGACGACCTGATCGGGCTCGCCGGTGCTGCCCAGCGTCTGGCCCAAGCCGGCCGACATCGACAGCAGGGCCACCAGCACGCCGACCACGCCGGCGATGCCGACCACAATCACCAGCGAAGGCGCCAGCCGCTCGGGGATCGAGCGCAGGTTCATCAGGGTGATCTCGCGGATCTGGGCCAAGCGGCTCATGCGCTGGCCTCCTCGTTGCGGCCGCCGAGCAGGCGGCGAAGCGCGCGCTCGAAGGCGGAGGGCTCGCCGCGGCCGGCGAGTGCGTCGACGATCTTGAGTCGGCGCGCGGCCAGCGCCGGCGGCAGGCCCACGGCCAAAGTCAGCACCGCCACGCTGATGCCGGCGATCACCCACACCCGCAGATCGGTGCGCACGGGGAAGTCAGGCGGAAGAATGCCGGTGGCCGCACTCGCCACCGCCATGCCGAGCAGGGCGCCGACCAGACACAGGGCGAAGGCCTCGGCCAGCACCAGACCCATCACCTGGCGATCGGTGAAGCCCAGACACTTCAGCACGGCCAGCTCGGGAATGCGCTCGCGCACCGCCTGGCTCATGGCCACGCCGGTCAGGAACAGGATCGAGAAGAACACCGCGCCGGTGATCAGATTGACGATCAGGCCGATGTCGCCGAGCTGGCGGATGAAGCCCAGCTGGAACTCGGATTCCTTCTGGGTCTTGGTTTCGTCCGAGGAGTTCTCGAACTTCGCGTCGATGACGCTGGCGATGCGCTCGGACGCCTCCGGGTCGGCGATGCGCACCACGAAGATGCCGGCGAGACCCTTGCCGCCTGAGCGCGCCTCGT contains the following coding sequences:
- the rarD gene encoding EamA family transporter RarD gives rise to the protein MPVNTHPEPLDRKGLAAAVFAFLTWGVFPLYWALLKHVPAFEIVAHRIVWCAVFVVAWLCWKDGPGWLFRALRQRHAAWMLLASSLLISFNWGLYIWGVNSGHVVETSLGYFINPLVNVLLGVAVLGERLRRAQWIAVALATAGVLWLSLQQDRPPWIALGLAGSFALYGLIRKKVAVESVPGLGVESVLLFLPAAAWLWMAEQGGGGAIFHGDWATDALLITGGLLTALPLVAFAYGARRIPLSMLGLLQYIGPSIQFLLGVLIFKEPFGSVQAIGFGLIWAALAVYALEGFNTQRQRAAALA
- a CDS encoding ATP-binding protein translates to MALAVVNSRAQYGVSAPPVQVEVHLSGGLPGMSIVGLPETAVKESRDRVRAALICGQFDLPQRRITINLAPADLPKDGGRFDLPIALGILAASGQLPVTALREYEFLGELALTGDLRGVDGALPAVLAAGREGRAMVLPHANGHEAGLVGSGSAHTATSLLEVCAFLRGQSSLPVARCELAHAQVASVPDLADVRGQALARRALEIAAAGGHNLLMCGPPGSGKSMLAQRLPGILPPLDEDAALEVAAIASVAAGRIDPARWRVPPYRQPHHTASAVALVGGGCEIRLIMGLSD
- a CDS encoding FtsX-like permease family protein yields the protein MSRLAQIREITLMNLRSIPERLAPSLVIVVGIAGVVGVLVALLSMSAGLGQTLGSTGEPDQVVVSRGGSQGEISSFLAVASMTLVKQDPAIARGPDGLPLASGELIVITEVPRPGQDTGANVSLRGIEPVGLALRPKFRLVQGRMFRPGVQEIIVGIGASRQFSGLEVGRELRFRGGRWTIVGHFESGGAYDSELWTDRETAQGAFSRPGVSSILARIKDPGLLPVMEARLKADPQLDVDVRSQDDFFAGQSGNLTATIGVLAGIVAAIMGVGAVFGALNTMYSAVSARTKEIGTLRALGFGAAPVVASVMAEALLLSLLGGVLGAALAYFAFNGYAVSTLGGGFTQVAFEFAVTPQLVLTGLIIALGIGLVGGLAPALRAARLPVTAALRG
- a CDS encoding accessory factor UbiK family protein, whose product is MIRLKALDDLAHRLSELLPPGLEDARTDLEKNFRAALHSGFSKLDLVTREEFDVQRAVLLRTREKLNLLERVLADLEARLDARAADDAATRN
- a CDS encoding NYN domain-containing protein, translated to MRTIAYVDGYNLYYGCVKHTPYKWLDLVALVGQILRIQDPSSTLELVKYFTAPIRTKLATQGDAAGHAQAAYHRALEARGRVEVHNGWYSLEPSTALRYEQDAPPRKADRVPVWRLEEKETDVSLALHMYSDALHNRCEQVILVTSDTDLRLALSLLKRDAPHIRRGLIYPRSEGAPRPSNAALAENADWIRREIKTAELASSQLPERVPTRKRPIIKPVYW
- a CDS encoding DUF4935 domain-containing protein; this encodes MSPAMLELARLAENGRVVVVLPEMAVREHLSQQEDELAANLDAAVKNLKSVARGLRIPDPPVQELDRLTGAVAELERPLRKAYTAGFNAWADRCKARQIKFDGARIDEVVNDYFSGTGAFSVRKARKDFPDALILSSVRAAASEFEHFHLVAADEHLRFAAGRLGMECHESLLHFLDAPATRRVREALATEQKIWEFSDALLSADNLDRIATWLRAGNDELEGIRLEHEEIDGLEGVGVTVYGATIDYPISEAIKFLVISLASPRGDDKWALSMSFETKCELRFVTSWPESIKLKNERDITIECSDDVVELGELWWAHFDAEIVVDMTQWQPGVDTRTFTIEMLKPKLLVNRAVLLRPA
- a CDS encoding alpha/beta fold hydrolase; amino-acid sequence: MSTLRFRLGLVIAGLALVAACAAPALPSLEDRLVDPRLSRAPLPQGTEGLSEALGAQTHYLHTRAGLRLAYTLIEPGAYGFDSQVQRAAETRFRFSLSPRQIGQSPESTALLLHGWGMDRTSLYPWALSLAEAGHRVLLVDLRGHGESGDAPPGYGRHEADDLVELISVLDAQSALSGPLHLFGVSYGAATAAHLSHRLPDRFASVTLLEPFANAADAVRDMVPALLDSPDPRLWQRAVRTLLRLRLTPERVEAAIAASSARLGVDLETVELAPLLASTSACTLLIHGARDRHVGVHHARRLAAEVEALQYRELPLEDHITLPLRLDWLGTPVAFWMRAVAASEEPACPRFQLAADPLPEGTNPRPGRLELIEFALNAGPSPRG
- a CDS encoding ABC transporter permease; the protein is MKYLGLIYAGLFRKKLRTFLTLASLVAAFSLLGLLQAVNSLFSGAGDFLGASRLITQASTSFTQPLPMRMLPQIEAVPGVAAVNHSQFFGGQYQDGRGFFPQFAVNPQRLRDTYPEWVMDNESWLRFISTNDGAIVGRNLAEQYGWKVGDIVPLNSFIWTQAGGSRTWEWRVVGIFDGINEDWSQRANLMYLNYAQFDEARSGGKGLAGIFVVRIADPEASERIASVIDAKFENSSDETKTQKESEFQLGFIRQLGDIGLIVNLITGAVFFSILFLTGVAMSQAVRERIPELAVLKCLGFTDRQVMGLVLAEAFALCLVGALLGMAVASAATGILPPDFPVRTDLRVWVIAGISVAVLTLAVGLPPALAARRLKIVDALAGRGEPSAFERALRRLLGGRNEEASA
- a CDS encoding abortive infection family protein — its product is MRDNDQFENVLATVVALLIAEDQHEAARLMRCLPARLEETGWDNWNGGTALWTVFLEAAPEQYAKLGARRAALEEAISKRLQAVIAPSTQDGYSVQIVPRVVGQSDWRETTGDVSEATRRNIFDGLRLDQVRWHGRLDEVEFLARIFDLKALPSHDPRFPDAAGDIWQHCINNNDWGDDWVYGDNRLNLLRCAAPTFLQFLCETVHPVVRPDRSEALQLVKHYNDQLRTESWELVEQEKIAGRPRFSFRNLRETTARSVSRARTVADALDAAWMQKEIERLEQSIERDPALAIGTAKDLVESCCKSILAKQGIDSPKGADLGDLTKLLAKELKLVPDDISQATKGAENIKQILRNLTALTHNLAQLRGLYGTGHGRDGKHRGLEPRHARLAVASAVTFIDFVCDTYRVRVAGE